A region of the Pseudomonadota bacterium genome:
ATTGTCAGGCGCTTTCGGCAAAGCAGGTTTTCAGACCTACAACCTCACAAAAATAACTATTATGGGTATTGTGAAGTTGGTAGAGGGAAGCATATCGCCGAAACAGGTCGGTGGCCCCCTTCTTATCCTTGAGGTTGCAGGGAAACAAGCAAGGGAAGGGACAAAAAACCTTATATACTTTATTGCTATTATCAGTATTAACCTCGCTGTTATTAACCTCCTCCCCATACCGATCCTTGACGGGGGTCATATCATGTTTCATTTGATAGAGATTGTCATAAGGAGGAAGATTTCACAGAGATTCATTGATATTGCACAAAAAGCAGGCATGGGGATACTTATAGCAATCATGGTGCTTGCCTTTTTCAATGACCTCATGCGTATATTCTATGGAAAATAGGGTTATCCTCGGCATCGATAATTCCCTGGACTTCTTGAATATCGCCATCTCCGCTGGGGATAAACTCATTGAGGAGAGAAACATCGGGAACAAGCGGGTACCTTCCGGTATTATTCCCGTGGAAGTGTCCCATCTGCTATCTGCTAACGGGTATACAATTGATGATGTTCATTACATGGTGGTCACGCTTGGCCCGGGCTCTTTTACGGGTATAAGGGTAGCCCTTGCATTCTGCAAAGGCATTTCTTCCGGTAAAAATATCCCGCTTATCGGGATACCGACCCTCGATGTGCTCGCATCGCCCTTTGCATTCATGGAGGGACACTTCCTCTGTCCATTGATAGATGCGAAAAAGGGTGAGGTCTTCTACTCGCTCTATTATGTGTCTCATGGTGAAATTGAAAGGCTTGAAGGGTACATGGCTGCAAAACCTGGAGATATCAAGGGAATCGTTAAAACCCCGTGCATATGCTTCGGGACAGGCGTCCATCTCTGCGAAGCCTATCTGCCCCGCATGGATGGTGGGATAACGTTTATAAAAGACAGCTTTACGAGGGTTTCCGGTGAGGCCCTCATCAGAGAAGGCCTGAAAAGGTTATCACCAGACACGGGTGGCACCATAGTACCCATCTACGGAAGAAAATCCGAAGCAGAAATCAAATTCAATGTCACGCTGACCTGAATTACCCTGAAAAGGTTTAAAAAGATGCCTGTTTTAGTGTATAATTTATAGGCGAAAGGAGGTTGCATTGAAGACAATTGATGAGATAAACGAAAAGATAAAAAACGGCAAGGCTGTCGTTGTGACTGCCGAAGAGATGGTAGAGATAACAAAAGATAAGGGTACAAAGAAAGCCGCCGGGTATGTGGATGTTGTAACAACAGGGACCTTTGGCCCTATGTGCAGCAGTGGTATGTTTATGAATGTGGGTCACTCTAAGCCAAGAATAAAGATCGGCGGGGGCAAATGCCTTCTCAACGATGTGCCGGCATATACCGGAGTTGCCGCTGTAGACATATACTTGGGGGCTACAGCAATTCCGGACGATGATCCAAGGAATATGGTGTATCCGGGGACCTTTAAATACGGTGGCGCCCATGTGATAGAGGAATTTGTGAATGGAAAAGACATACGGCTTGTAGCAACAGCCTACGGTACCGACTGTTATCCGAGGAAGCATATAGAGACCTATATCAATAAGGATACGGTAAATGAGGCATACCTTTACAATCCAAGAAATGCCTACCAGAACTACAATGTGGCAGTGAATCTTTCAAAAAAGATTATTTACACCTATATGGGGATAGTCAAACCACACATGCTCAGTGCAAATTACTGCAGCGCAGGTCAGCTTTCCCCCCTCCTGAAAGACCCGAAATACAGAACTATCGGTATCGGTACGAGGATATTCCTCGGAGGCGGTGTAGGGTATGTGGCATGGAACGGAACACAACATAACCCTGATGCGCTCCGGAGCCCGGATGGTCTCCCCAGGGCTGGCGCTGGCACAATTGCCGTTATAGGGGATGCCAAGAAGATGAGTGGTGATTATCTCAAGGGGGCAAGCTTTGTCGGTTATGGCGTAACAATGTTTGTGGGTCTCGGCATACCCATACCTGTTCTCGATGAAGAAATGGCCTACTTTACATCAAGGAGCGATGAAGATTTCTGGGCGCAGGTCGTTGATTACGGAAACGATTACCCGAACAGGGTGCCAAAAAGTATTTGCGAAGTTAATTATGCCCAGCTGAAATCGGGCAAGGTCACAATAAACGGCACAGAAGTTCCCACTTACCCCATATCGAGTTACTCGAAGGCACGGGAGATTGCAACTATCCTCAAAGACTGGATACATTCCGGGGCATTTCTCCTTACAAACCCCGTAACACCACTCCCCGGTGTGGATTCAGGAATCAGGCTGAATACACTGGAGGAGAATGTGCCGGGAGTTGTCTGAGGAAGAACCGAATCGGAGAAACGGGGAAGCGGAATATCGGGGAAGTAAAGATTCTAAATCCATTTTCGCCGATTCGCCGGCTCATTAACATAAGTCGCACAGAACATTTGAGTGTAAAAAAAGAGGTATGATGAACAAAAAAGCTATTTCACTGCTTTCCGGCGGTCTCGACAGTACCCTTGCAACAAAGCTCATTATTGACCAGGGAATAGAGGTTGTTGCGCTTCATTTTACCTCTCCCTTCAGCAGCAAAAGGGAAAAAGAGGGGGGGTTGCAGGCAGAGAGAACAGCTCAGGAACTGGGGATCAGGCTGATCCTCATGTATAAAGGGCCGGAATATCTCGATGTTGTAAAAGCGCCGGAACATGGTTACGGTAAAAATATGAATCCCTGTATCGATTGCAGGATATTCATGCTCAAAAAAACTAAAGAGGTCATGGCCAGCGAAGGTGCAAGCTTTGTTATTACAGGGGAAGTCCTCGGTCAGAGGCCCATGTCACAGCGGAGGGATACGATTAATATCATAGAGAAGAAAAGCGGGCTCACAGGTCTCATAGTAAGACCTCTTTCTGCCATGCATTTCTCGCCTTCCATCCCCGAGACGGAAAACACCATAGACAGGTCAAAACTTCTGGATATTGTCGGCAGATCAAGGGAGATGCAATACCGGCTTGTAGAGCGGTTTAATTTGAAAGAATACGGATGCCCCGGCGGCGGTTGTCTGCTTACAGACCCTATTTTTTCTCATAAGTTACGGGACCTTTTCTTGCATGATAAAGTATTTACCATGCAAGACATTGAGCTTCTCAGCGTTGGCAGACATTTCAGGTTGGGGGCAGAGACTAAACTGATAATCGGAAGGGATAAAAATGAGAATGAAAAACTGGAATCTCAGCGGCAATCACCATATGTGCTATGTTACCCTGTAGGCTTCAAAGGGCCTTTCGGTCTTCTAAAAGGAATACTTAATGATGAAACTATTGGCATCGCAGCCAATATAATCGGACATTATGGAAAAAACGAATCCCCCACGATAGCTATTGAGCTGCACAATGGACAGATAGAGAAACGGATTGCAAACAAAACTGATATGAATGTAACTGATTTGAAAATTTGATTTCTGCCCCTGTCTTGTATTGCTGTTTCAAGTTTCGAGTTTCAAGATCCAAGATTCGCATTTTCAGGAGGCCTTATGAGATTATTGGATGATCTTTATGTATATCCATGGACATCTTTTCAGGAAAATAATTGCAATACGATTTTTATTGACGGTGAAATCCCGATAATCGTTGATCCCGGGCATGTGCACCTCTTTAACCATGTCGTTGAGGGGATGGCGAGGGATGGTAAACCGATTGATAGTGTAAAATGCCTTTTGTGCACCCACGGCCACCCTGACCATATCGAGGCTGTAGACAGATTTAACAGCGGTGTTTTGAAAGGCATCAGCAGGGTTGAATATGAGTATTTGAACAATGGCGGCAAGGAGCTCTTCATCGCTACCGGCTGTCAGGTAACAAGAATGCCCTTTAAGATTTTTCTCAAGCCGGGCAATATAAAGCTGGGCGACAAGACATTCAGGGTTATCCCTACCCCCGGGCACTCACCGGGTTCGGTCTGTCTTTACTGGGAAGAGGAGAAGGTTCTTATTTCGGGAGACACGATCTTTTATATGGGGGTTGGAAGGACCGACCTGCCGGGCGGGGACATTGAAGAACTATCCCGGAGCATTAAGGAGCTTTCAAAACTCTCTGTTGAATACCTCATTCCCGGACATGGTGAAATCGTAAGAGGAGAAAAGGCTATTCATAAAAATTTCAGTGTAATTCTCGGCGAATTTTTTGAGTAATGTCAGCATGATATGCGTTGTTGACTTTCTGGCAAACCATGCATATAATGATTTTGAAATAAATATTGGATGATATAACATTTTTTTGCGAAAAATATAAAGAGCGTATAGATATCAATAAAAAACCTTGTCCGCATCCAAACGATTATTGTCAATATAGAACACGGTGTGTTATACACACTCTTTGTAAGGAAAACCCTGACTGCGCTGAAAAGAGGAGGAAAAAAGGTGAGATTACCTGACGAATATATATGCAATATGTGTGGGTTTATGTTCCTTTCCGGAGAGAAGTTGAATATTTTCTGCCCTGAATGCGGGAGCAGCATGGTTGCCAAAGAGGTTAGCTACGAAGAATTTCTCGACGAGGACGCTTACAACTTCAACTTCAAGCAGATGATCTTTTAAAAAATCATGACAGTCTATGGCTCGGGCATCCTATCCGGTTCGCATAAAAGTTCCGGTGCACGGATGTTTTGCCGCATTTTGCACATTTGAATGCCTTCGTGTCTTTCGGAAGGAAAGACTAAGCCCTTCAGGGAGGTATTGAAGTGTTACTGACATATGTTCATGCATCTTTCATGGCAGCCGGTTTTATCTTCATGGCAGCCGGTTTTATTACAGCAAGATTTCTGAAGAAAAAAATATGGTGGCTAAAATTACACAGGATTCTTGGCATTTCAGGTGCATGCTGTGTGTTGGCAGGTGTTTGTTTTGAATCCATCCACCTTTCCCTTATCAGTGCCGGGCATTTTAACGTGGCCCATGCCTACTTCGGTATTCTCGTTGTTGTGCTGTCTCTGATTACGCCTGCGATGGGGTTAGTGCAGATAAAAATATACGGGATAGCATCAAAAATAAGGCCTCTCCATCGCTGGTCAGGAAGAGTCATTATACTATTGATGGGTATCAATATCGTTTCAGGTCTCTATACAGCAGGAATCATATAAAGGCCCGGTCTTATACGAAAGATATTCGATTGAAAGGGCATTGTGCTTGAAATAACATTACTTTGTGGATTTTCGTTCCTTGCCGGATTGATTGATTCTGTGGCGGGGGGAGGCGGCCTTATCCAGCTTCCCGCCCTCTTTATTATTCTTCCCAATCTCCCTGTGGCGCTCCTTCTGGGAACAAACAAACTCTCCTCGATTGCCGGCACATCAATTGCCTCCCTCCAGTATGCAATGCATGTGGATATAAGCTGGAAGGCAACACTCCCGGCCACAATTGCAGCGCTCATATTTTCATTTCTGGGGGCAAGAACCGTAAGCATGTTAAACCCGGGTACTATGCGGCCGGTCATCCTTTTTCTGCTCGTTGCAATTGCAGCCTATACTTTTATCAGAAAAGACTTTGGCACGGTGCATATACCAAAACTGGGTCATAGAGGACAATTTTTATTCAGCATTATTACCGGTACGGTAATCGGTTTTTACGACGGGTTTTTTGGTCCAGGGACAGGTAGTTTTCTTATCTTTGTCTTTATAAGCATCTTTGGATTTAATTTTCTCTCTGCATCTGCATCCTCAAAGGTCATAAATTTTGCAACAAATCTCTCTGCCGTGCTCTATTTTGCGTTTACTGACAATATCCTCTATAAAATTGCCTTACCCATGGCAGTATGCAACATACTCGGGTCCCTTGTGGGGACGAGACTTGCAATCTTAAAGGGCAGCCGTTTTGTAAGGGTATTTTTTCTTATCGTGGTTTCAGGGCTGATTATAAAATTAGCATACGATACTTTCAGGTATTAAATAGAAACAGTTTCTATGACTCTGGAAATCTCTGGAAAGACAGCAAAGACGCTGTACAACGGGTTTTCACTTTTAAAAAATTCTCCTGAAATTCAGGCAGTGATCCGGGCAGGAAATCTCCCTGTTTCTCAGGGGTATCTCTTTGCAGCGAACCTCGAATGCCCCGATCTTAGAAACAGTTTATAGTTGATAGCAAATGAAAAACCTTCATTTAACACGGATAACATTGGATAAAGGCAAGCTGAAGGGGGGGGTAAACCTGGCACAAAGCACGATTTACGTTGCATTGGTATAGGACTCGACCGTAAGGCGGGATTTTTCGACGTCTCTGACGAGATCTGTTGTTATGATTCCCCGGATATCTTTGTTTATTCCATACATCTCAAAATATTCATCTCTGATGGGCAGCGTCTGTTCGTTCTGTCCATGATAACCGAGGACCTTTGCTATAAGGTCTGCAAGACAGATCGTGAAGCATTGTGTGCGATATTGCTCCGGAATAGCCTCAGGCAGAAAAAATGAGGGATAGTGGTGGTATTCAATGCCATGAACGATTACATGCGGTAGCTTCCATTTATTGGCAATAAGGCCTCCTGCAACTGCATGGTTGATGCCATACTGGTGTTCTTCCTTAATAAGGGCGGGGATATCGGAAATTATTTCAAAATAGCTTTCCAGTGTAACAAGGAAATATTTACCGATATCGTGGAGAAGACCAATCGTAGCAAGGTCATACTCAGAGAATTTAAAGAGTTTTTTACCGATATACCCTGCGCATGTTGATACGATGGCAGAGTGCACCCATGTTTTAATATACAGGTCAGGTTCCATATCCAAATGTTTCGGAACTACATTCTTAATGGTCTCCTGAAAGACAATCGTCCTTACATTGTTGTATCCCAACAGGGTAATAGCCCTTCCAACGGAAGTGATCTTCCCCGGGAGTTCAAAATATGAGGAATTGATGGTTTGCAGGATTTTCCCGGAAAATACAGGGTTTGTTGAGACCAATGCCGTAATCTTTTCAGGGTTTGACTCCGGCTTTCTCAGAAGATCCAAAAGTTTTATGGATGTTGTGGGTATGGGCGGAAGAACCGAAAGCCTTTCCTCAATAATTTTCCTGGTCTTTTCCTCGAGATCTTGAAGGGTTGTGGGAAAGGTGTTCTCGGCAGGAATGAAATAGTTTATCTCTTTGAGGTCAGGGTGTGATTCTGAGGGGGTCCTATTTAATGGGCTATCATGGCCGGATGTTTGTTTTTGAACAATCTCTTTCGTTTCGTTTTCATTGGATTTCCCGGGTGGCTCATGAAGCCTCTCTTTGTCTTTGTGAGAAGCTGTTTTCCGGTTTTTACGGAAAAGTATTATGATGAGAACAACAGCGATAATCGATGAAAGCAAGATGATGATTTTCATGTTAAAATCCACAAAAAAGACTGTCAACCTTCGTAAATATATTATCGCACAATATCGTAATTGATTACATCAAAAAGCAAAATTTACAAACACTGGAAGAAGATTGTAAAAATTTATAAGGAAAGCCCGAGCCCATAGCGGATAAAAAGCACATACGTAAACCCACAATCAATTCTTAATCCACTTTTTGGCACTGGGCTTAAAGTGCTGTTTTCATTGTTAGCCCTGAAGGTCTTTTGTTGCCTCATTCAATGCATCCTCAAGCCTTTTTGTTTCATTTAGTATTATCTCAACATACCGCCATCCCTCCGAAGAAGGATCCATCGTTTTGGCAAGCCTTCTCGCAAAACCGCCAACTACCGTCAAGGGATTACGGATTTCGTGAGCCACAGCCTGGAGCGTATACTCTACCTCCTCACTCCTGTCTCCTCTTGCGCGCAGTCCTTCAAAAGACGGCGGTCCCTGGGCTATCTCTCCATGCTGATTTTGCAGCACCTGTTCCGAAAGCCTGCTCAGGGCACGGTTTGCCTTTTCCATGAGCCCCAATAAATCCTTTTCGCTTTCGATTTCTACTTCGAAGATCCTGGCTATTCCATCAGCCTCTTTCAGTGCACCAATGACAACATCGTACATTGTTTCGTCTGAAAAGCTCCATGGGGGATTATTCCCATTCGGTACCCTCAGCAATGACGCCGCCGCAGCAAAGACATCCTGAAAATCGACCTTTGCGTAACATATAAGGGCCGAGAGCTTACCGGCAATTCTGCAGATCCTCGACAACATCGACGCTTCAAGGCTGCCATCTTCATATCCATAGTAACGTTGGCATTCAACAATCTGTTCCGGAAACTTCCAGTATCTGAGTGCAATTTCACCGATCTCCCTGTGGTTTAACCCCTGACTTTTTTTCTCCGTATCGAGAAGTAGCTCCAGGGGGTAAGCGCCAGTGTCTACCGTCTCATTTTTTCCTTTCAAAAAAAAATCGTAATAGATGAGAAAACCTACTTCAAGGGTAAGACCTGCTACAAAGGCCTCTTCAGGTTCACAAGCCTTTAGTTCCTGGGCAAGGGATTTCGCGAGAAGACCGCGGTAGAGGGAAACCCGCCAGAATTGGCCGTAGTCTATCTGACCAACCTTGCCCATGGGAAAGGTATCTTTCAACGATAACGAGAGGGCTAAAACGCGCAGATGGTGAAAGCCGATTCTCATAATTGCCTGCTTGAGGGTTGAGGCAGGGTAAAGGGATTTAAAAAATGCGCTGTTTGCCATTTTGAGGACGCGAACAGCAAGAGAAGGGTCTTTCTCGATTAGGCCGGTTAATTCATTCAAAGAACTCGAGTCGTCTGATGCAATCTCAACAAGCTTCACCGCTATCACTGAAAGCGACGGAAGGGCATACCCTGATTGAAATTTCTTTAATATTTCTGAAATATATTTCTGTTCCATTATTCTCTCAAAAGTATTATAAATGAAAAACAGTCAAAATGAAAAAAAATTAAACCGCTTTAAGCTTATAGTTTTTCAATCGATTAGATTCGTCCACTTTTACTTTCTATCCTGGGCTGCGTTCAAAAACATGGTCATGATGAGCAGAGCAAAGACAGCAAGCAATAGTGTATGAAGGTAGGAACGTTTTGTAGGTTGTTTGGGAAATAGTTTAATGGGGTCTACCGCGGTAGACCCCGGGTAAAATATGTGTTATGGGCGGGCACCTGATTTTTTCGCAAAAACCTTGTAATCTGTATTGAGGATTCTTTTGGCGCTTTCATCCATAACATCGGTTATGAATGGAATCTTTGTTTCTTTTTCGGTTTCCCTGTTTCCGGAGAAGACATCATTACGGGAAATTTCAGGAAGGCTGAATTTGCGTGCACCGGCCATTAACTGCTGAAGCCCTGCAGCAAGTTTATCGGCAAGTGTCCACATGGCAATTGCACCAAAGGGAATATCTTTCATTCCCTCTTCCCCGACCCTTTTCTGAACGTCATAGTAACCGGCGAATATCTCTTCAGGGGTTGAACCGAGTTCTTTTACGGCTGGGGCAAGATCATCCCAGTTACCGTTCACTGCTTTCTTCCGTTCCGGTTTCAGTACGCCTTCGATATTCGAACCCACGAACCCCGGTATCATTGCGCCTCTTCCCATGCATATAAGTTTTGTAAACGGTGCGCCGAGGGCAAGTGCCTTGAATATATGGTCTTCCCGTGCGAGGCCGCCGGCAAAGGCAATATCAACAACCTTTTCACCTTTTGCTGCGAGCATTGATGCGTATTCATATGTCTTTGAGTGGAGGAGGATCGAAGGTACGCCCCAGGTTTCCATCATATTCCACGGACTCATTCCTGTGCCTCCGCCGGAACCATCCACTGTAAGGAGGTCAAGCCCTGCATCGGTTGCAAACTTTATCGACATGGCAAGGGCTTCCATACCATAAGAACCTGTCTTTAATGAGATTCTCTTGAATCCTATCTTCCTGAGGTACTCAACGGACTGCATAAAATTTTCCTGTACTTTATCAGGCGAAGAAAGGTCTGTATATCCAAGCCTGCTGTGCCGTGCAAAGGCTTTAATAGCGCCATGTTCAAAGGCCTTCTGGACTTCCGGTCTTGTCGGATCAGGGTCAACAACATATCCTCTGTCTTTCAGGAAGAGGGCATACCCGAGACTGTCAACCTGTATCTCGCCGCCGATGTCCTTGGCCCCCTGGCCCCATTTAAGTTCAATAATTACTTTTTCGCCGTACTTGCCGATAACGTATTCTGCAACACCGTTTCTTGTGTCTTCCACGTTCATCTGGACAATAATTGCCCCGTATCCGTCGAAATATTTGAGATATGTGTCAATCCTTCTGTCCAGTTCGGGTGCCTTTTCGATTTTGCCATTTTTTATTACGGCCTCTCTATCTATACCGACAACGTTTTCGCCGATAACGATGGGTATTCCTACGAGGGCTGCGCCAATGGCAAAAGAATCCCAGTACTTCGCTGCAATAAAGGTTGAGCCTAATGCACCCGTCATAATGGGGATCCGGCACTTTGTCTTCTCTTCGTTTCCAAATTCTGTTTCCAGGCTTACATTAGGGAATATGCAGTCATCTGCTGAACTCGATAGTCCGTTAGGCAGACCGTGTACGCCATAATTGTACCCCTGAATCCTCAATGAGTTATAGGAAACACCAATGTGACATGTGTTTGCACTCCCTGCAGTAATATATCCAAAATCTCTCGGGTAAAGGACTTTCCTTCCCTTCAAGCTGGAAATCCAGGTTTCGCATCTTCCCTTGCAGTCAGCGCGGCATAATGTACATAATCCCGATTCTGCGGGATTGCCACGGTTAACCGTCCCAATCGCATCATTTGATTTTGGCCATTCGATCATGTGTCTCCTCCTGATTTTTTCTATTTGGTAGCATATTGCCATTCTAACGGCATTACATTGCCATATAAATAATGTATTACTATTATTTTATTTATCAAAATAAATATTTATTGTCAAGTATATATTGTATTCATAGAATTTATTGATTTATGTTGCCATATTTTATATGTTTTATTATACTATAGTTAGCGGCAATGTTGCCAATATATATAATAGATGTTGCCGCTAATTTACATGTATTATGGATGATATTATTCTTTTGGGTTGATATACTGTGGCATCGTTCATAACGAAAGGACAATGAAATATGGTTGAGAGAAAGAAACGGAAAGAGTTGTTGATATTAAACGTCTTAAAGAACACAGAATCCCCCCTTTCCAGCCCGAGGATAGCCGATGAACTGTCAGCGCTTGGCCACGAGATGAGCGAGAGGACGGTTCGGTTGTATCTTCAGCAACTGGATCGGGATGGATTTACCGTAAGCAATGGGAAAAGGGGGCACCAGATAACGCAATTTGGTTTAACAGAGTTGGAATCTTCAAAAATTATCGAAAGAGTAGGCTTTTTATCGGCAAAAATTGACCGGATGACGTACCAGATGAATTTTGACCTGAATACAACCTCCGGCACGGTTGTTATAAACGTAACTCTGGTGGAGCCAGGCCAGTTTGCAAAAAAAATCCCCGACATCGTTAAAGTTTATGCAGACGGGTATGCCATGGGCCATCTGATGACCTTCCTGAAACCCGGGGAATCCCTGGGGCACATCAATATACCGGAAAAAATGATAGGCATAGGCACTGTATGCTCAATTACCCTTAATGGTGTATTATTAAAACACGGCATTCCTACTGTTTCACGCTTCGGTGGCCTTCTGGAACTCAAGGACAAAAAACCGGTCAGATTTGTCGAGATCATCATGTATGACGGGACAAGCATAGACCCGCTCGAAGTATTCATACGGAGCGGGATGACTGATTATATGGGTGCCATAAGAACGGGTAACGGCAAGATAGGGGCAAGTTTCAGGGAATTTCCAGCAGAGAGCAGGGATACCGTTATACATCTTGCCGGGATGCTGGACAGGATAGGGCTCGGAGGGCTTGTAAAAGTGGGCATGCCGGGCCAGAGTCTCTTTGACATCCCTGTAAGCGAAGGCAGGATAGGAGCCATCGTAATCGGCGGACTGAATCCCGTCTCCATCCTTGAAGAGACGGGTGTACGGGCATACTCCCGGGCCCTTGCCGGACTCATCGACTTTAAGAGGCTCTTTCGTTTTGAAGAAATGGAGGACAGAATCAGGAAATTCTTATAATCTTTTCTTATTGTCATTACGCCGTATCCATGCAGTAGAGTAGGCAACCTGACAGGGATGGACATTGCATAAAGGCAATTGAGCTCCTTGACCCTCTCCCCAAGGGCATGCGTTTTTTTCTGAAGCACCTCTTTTGTTGCTAATGTATTACCGGTCTTGGATACAGTCCCGCTTCTTCAACAATCTGAGGGACTTTCTGCTCCCATTCGATAGCCATGATGTGGATACCGGCAACACCCTTTATCGCGCGGACCCTCTCGATGAGTTCAACGCAGATATTGATGCCTTCATCGGCTGCCTTTTCCTTGGAGACACCTTTTAACCGGTCAATCATCTCCTCCGGTACGTCCATACCCGGAACCGATGCCTTCATGTAACGAGCCATGCCGACCGATTTGAATGGGGTGATTCCTGCAAGAATATACATCTTTTCGTGGACACCGAGGTCGCGTACCATCTCCATCCATTTTTCGAACTTTTCCACATTAAAGACACACTGAGTCTGAACAAACTGGGCGCCGGCTGCCGCCTTTTTTGCGAGTCTCATAGCCCTTATCTCGAACGGGTCTGCAAAGGGGTTCTCTGCACAACCGATAAACAGGTTAGGCCTTCCCTTCACTTCTTCCCCGCTTATAAATTTCCCCTCATCCCTCATCCGCTTTACGGTCTGGATGAGCTGAATGGAATCGATATCAAAGACATTTTTTGCTGTTGGGTGGTCGCCGAAGCTCTGGTGGTCGCCTGAGAGACAAAGAAGATTATTGATGCCCCATGCTGCCGCCCCCAGGATATCGCTCTGAATAGCAATCCTGTTTCGGTCCCTGCAAACCATCTGCATCACAGGATCAAAGCCCATCTCTTTCAGTATGAGGGAGGCCGAAAAACTGCTCATCCTGACAACGCTTGTCTGATTATCAGTAACATTCACGCTGTCAACATAGCCTTTCAGGAAAGCACCTTTCTTCTTTACTGCTTCCGGGTCAGCGCCCCGTGGAGGACCGCATTCTGAGGTGACGGCAAAGGCGCCGCTTGCCAACACCTTTTCCAAATTGCTTCCCGTACTCATATCCTTAAATCCTCCCTTACCCTCTTTCTCGGACCGCCATCCCTGCTTGCCGACCAGTCTTTGGTCGGTTGTATCTCAAGATATTTCTCCATCATATTCATCTCTTTCAGCCTGTCCACGATGAGCTGCCATGCGCAGGGCACATCTTTATTTATCTCGCAGAAACCCCCCTGGGAGCCGCCGCAGGGACCATTGAATATACTCTTTGCACATCGTGAAACAGGGCAGATACCAAGGGTCTTATCGAGTATGCAGTTTCCGCACCCCTGACATCTTTCTTTCCAGACCCCCTGTTCCTCGGAACTTCCCATGAAAGTGGTATTAACGGCAGGAACTACATACTTGTTTCTGTATGCTTCGGCCATAGACTGTATGCCGCACCCGCAAGCCATGGAGATCACC
Encoded here:
- a CDS encoding methylenetetrahydrofolate reductase → MSTGSNLEKVLASGAFAVTSECGPPRGADPEAVKKKGAFLKGYVDSVNVTDNQTSVVRMSSFSASLILKEMGFDPVMQMVCRDRNRIAIQSDILGAAAWGINNLLCLSGDHQSFGDHPTAKNVFDIDSIQLIQTVKRMRDEGKFISGEEVKGRPNLFIGCAENPFADPFEIRAMRLAKKAAAGAQFVQTQCVFNVEKFEKWMEMVRDLGVHEKMYILAGITPFKSVGMARYMKASVPGMDVPEEMIDRLKGVSKEKAADEGINICVELIERVRAIKGVAGIHIMAIEWEQKVPQIVEEAGLYPRPVIH
- a CDS encoding HDOD domain-containing protein, which gives rise to MEQKYISEILKKFQSGYALPSLSVIAVKLVEIASDDSSSLNELTGLIEKDPSLAVRVLKMANSAFFKSLYPASTLKQAIMRIGFHHLRVLALSLSLKDTFPMGKVGQIDYGQFWRVSLYRGLLAKSLAQELKACEPEEAFVAGLTLEVGFLIYYDFFLKGKNETVDTGAYPLELLLDTEKKSQGLNHREIGEIALRYWKFPEQIVECQRYYGYEDGSLEASMLSRICRIAGKLSALICYAKVDFQDVFAAAASLLRVPNGNNPPWSFSDETMYDVVIGALKEADGIARIFEVEIESEKDLLGLMEKANRALSRLSEQVLQNQHGEIAQGPPSFEGLRARGDRSEEVEYTLQAVAHEIRNPLTVVGGFARRLAKTMDPSSEGWRYVEIILNETKRLEDALNEATKDLQG
- a CDS encoding glutamate synthase-related protein, which gives rise to MIEWPKSNDAIGTVNRGNPAESGLCTLCRADCKGRCETWISSLKGRKVLYPRDFGYITAGSANTCHIGVSYNSLRIQGYNYGVHGLPNGLSSSADDCIFPNVSLETEFGNEEKTKCRIPIMTGALGSTFIAAKYWDSFAIGAALVGIPIVIGENVVGIDREAVIKNGKIEKAPELDRRIDTYLKYFDGYGAIIVQMNVEDTRNGVAEYVIGKYGEKVIIELKWGQGAKDIGGEIQVDSLGYALFLKDRGYVVDPDPTRPEVQKAFEHGAIKAFARHSRLGYTDLSSPDKVQENFMQSVEYLRKIGFKRISLKTGSYGMEALAMSIKFATDAGLDLLTVDGSGGGTGMSPWNMMETWGVPSILLHSKTYEYASMLAAKGEKVVDIAFAGGLAREDHIFKALALGAPFTKLICMGRGAMIPGFVGSNIEGVLKPERKKAVNGNWDDLAPAVKELGSTPEEIFAGYYDVQKRVGEEGMKDIPFGAIAMWTLADKLAAGLQQLMAGARKFSLPEISRNDVFSGNRETEKETKIPFITDVMDESAKRILNTDYKVFAKKSGARP
- a CDS encoding methylenetetrahydrofolate reductase C-terminal domain-containing protein; translated protein: MIVANRKPFEEIMDMVKPYTKILLLGCNECVTVCSAGGAKEVAVLASEIRLVRAKDGIPVEVKEHTLERQCDPEYTVEAKSFVDECDVVISMACGCGIQSMAEAYRNKYVVPAVNTTFMGSSEEQGVWKERCQGCGNCILDKTLGICPVSRCAKSIFNGPCGGSQGGFCEINKDVPCAWQLIVDRLKEMNMMEKYLEIQPTKDWSASRDGGPRKRVREDLRI
- a CDS encoding NrpR regulatory domain-containing protein codes for the protein MVERKKRKELLILNVLKNTESPLSSPRIADELSALGHEMSERTVRLYLQQLDRDGFTVSNGKRGHQITQFGLTELESSKIIERVGFLSAKIDRMTYQMNFDLNTTSGTVVINVTLVEPGQFAKKIPDIVKVYADGYAMGHLMTFLKPGESLGHINIPEKMIGIGTVCSITLNGVLLKHGIPTVSRFGGLLELKDKKPVRFVEIIMYDGTSIDPLEVFIRSGMTDYMGAIRTGNGKIGASFREFPAESRDTVIHLAGMLDRIGLGGLVKVGMPGQSLFDIPVSEGRIGAIVIGGLNPVSILEETGVRAYSRALAGLIDFKRLFRFEEMEDRIRKFL